The Cyanobacteria bacterium FACHB-DQ100 genome includes a window with the following:
- a CDS encoding ammonium transporter — MWLALAVLALSVLPFVGSALAEPATAESAQKAADQAIIQGDTAFMLVSAALVLLMTPGLAFFYGGFVRSRNVLNTMMMSFILMGIVGVSWILWGYSLSFAPGTPFIGGLQWLFLNGVGLETTGYLQGSQPDAVVSYAATIPHQLFMIYQAMFAIITPALISGAIVERMSFKAYFWFIVLWSSILYPIFAHMVWAKGGFLGLYGGMGALDFAGGTVVHISSGVSALVAAWVLGPRKTFPNQPAAPHNVPYILLGAGLLWFGWFGFNGGSALASGALATVAFVATTTSASAGGLAWVILEWVLRGKPTAVGIATGAVAGLVGITPAAGFVTPVAAILIGAITATACFFAVSLKAKLQFDDSLDTFPVHGVGGTVGAVLAGVFATKTVNAAGADGLLYGNPGQLITQIQAVAISYVLAAIGTYVILKGLQAVFGTLRVQPDAEYQGVDVNEHGEEGYGEELASGFTMSRVE; from the coding sequence ATGTGGTTGGCGCTAGCAGTCTTAGCGCTATCAGTTCTTCCATTTGTAGGTAGTGCCCTTGCCGAGCCGGCAACGGCTGAATCTGCTCAGAAAGCGGCGGATCAGGCAATTATTCAAGGCGATACGGCGTTTATGTTAGTGTCAGCCGCGCTAGTGCTGCTGATGACTCCGGGATTAGCGTTTTTCTATGGTGGATTTGTCCGATCGCGCAACGTCCTCAATACGATGATGATGAGCTTCATTCTCATGGGAATTGTGGGCGTGTCCTGGATTCTGTGGGGCTATAGCCTCTCATTTGCACCGGGAACTCCGTTTATCGGCGGTTTGCAGTGGTTGTTCTTGAACGGTGTTGGGTTGGAAACAACTGGATATTTACAAGGTAGCCAGCCAGATGCCGTGGTTTCGTATGCTGCGACAATTCCGCATCAGTTGTTCATGATTTATCAGGCAATGTTCGCGATTATTACACCCGCGCTGATTTCGGGTGCGATCGTTGAGCGAATGAGCTTTAAGGCTTACTTCTGGTTTATCGTGCTGTGGTCGAGCATTCTCTATCCGATTTTTGCTCACATGGTTTGGGCAAAAGGTGGATTTTTAGGACTGTACGGCGGCATGGGTGCATTGGACTTTGCAGGTGGAACGGTGGTTCACATCAGTTCAGGTGTGTCTGCGCTCGTGGCAGCTTGGGTGTTGGGCCCTCGAAAAACGTTTCCGAATCAGCCTGCTGCACCACATAACGTACCTTACATTCTGTTGGGTGCTGGATTGCTGTGGTTTGGTTGGTTTGGCTTCAACGGTGGAAGTGCTTTAGCTTCTGGCGCATTGGCGACAGTTGCCTTTGTCGCGACGACAACATCGGCATCGGCGGGGGGTTTGGCCTGGGTCATTTTGGAGTGGGTGCTGCGTGGAAAACCGACCGCAGTCGGAATTGCAACCGGTGCAGTTGCAGGATTGGTCGGCATCACTCCGGCAGCAGGATTTGTAACCCCAGTTGCAGCAATTCTGATTGGAGCAATTACCGCGACGGCTTGTTTCTTTGCCGTAAGTTTGAAGGCGAAACTTCAGTTTGATGACTCGCTCGATACGTTTCCGGTTCACGGGGTTGGCGGAACGGTAGGCGCGGTTTTAGCTGGAGTCTTTGCAACGAAAACAGTGAACGCGGCAGGAGCAGATGGGCTGCTGTATGGCAATCCAGGCCAGTTAATCACGCAGATTCAAGCAGTTGCAATTTCCTATGTACTTGCTGCGATCGGTACATATGTAATTCTGAAAGGGCTACAAGCAGTCTTTGGAACGCTACGGGTTCAACCTGATGCTGAATATCAAGGCGTGGATGTGAACGAACATGGTGAAGAAGGTTACGGTGAAGAACTCGCTTCCGGCTTCACGATGAGTCGAGTTGAATAA
- the petN gene encoding cytochrome b6-f complex subunit PetN: MDILSLGWVALLSVFTFSIAMVVWGRNGF; encoded by the coding sequence ATGGATATTTTGTCACTAGGCTGGGTCGCGCTTTTATCCGTTTTCACCTTTTCGATCGCAATGGTCGTTTGGGGTCGGAACGGCTTCTAG
- a CDS encoding SDR family oxidoreductase, translating into MLQSVTGGNLQTVLVAGASRGVGREIARLLQPNFTVIALLRSDAAVTELEALGIETTIGDAMNPEQLEAAFANRQIDAVISTIGGLPAEGKRADFEGNRNLVDAAVKAGVKKFVLVTSIGSGESVVALPPRALEALGAVLKEKEKAEQHLIESGLTYTIVRPGGLKSEPPTGTGFLTEDPKISGSIHRADVAELVCRCLISDRADGKILSALDRNQLFTPTEITEFTP; encoded by the coding sequence ATGCTGCAAAGTGTAACGGGTGGGAACCTTCAGACAGTATTAGTTGCGGGTGCAAGTCGCGGTGTAGGGCGTGAAATTGCTCGACTGCTCCAGCCGAATTTTACCGTAATTGCCTTGTTACGTTCTGATGCCGCCGTGACTGAACTTGAAGCGTTAGGCATTGAAACTACGATCGGCGATGCGATGAATCCTGAGCAACTCGAAGCAGCCTTTGCAAATCGCCAAATCGATGCCGTGATTAGTACGATCGGCGGATTACCCGCAGAAGGAAAACGCGCTGATTTTGAAGGCAATCGAAATCTAGTTGATGCAGCAGTCAAAGCAGGCGTGAAAAAGTTTGTGTTAGTGACTTCAATCGGTAGCGGTGAAAGTGTAGTTGCTTTACCGCCTCGCGCTCTTGAAGCATTGGGAGCCGTTTTAAAGGAAAAAGAGAAAGCAGAACAGCATTTAATCGAGAGTGGTTTAACTTATACGATCGTCCGTCCCGGTGGTTTGAAATCAGAACCGCCAACCGGAACCGGATTTCTAACCGAAGATCCGAAAATTTCTGGCTCAATTCATCGAGCAGATGTGGCTGAATTAGTATGCCGTTGTCTGATAAGCGATCGCGCCGATGGAAAAATTCTCTCTGCGCTCGATCGCAATCAGTTATTCACCCCAACCGAAATCACAGAATTCACCCCTTAA